A part of Syngnathoides biaculeatus isolate LvHL_M chromosome 21, ASM1980259v1, whole genome shotgun sequence genomic DNA contains:
- the cct7 gene encoding T-complex protein 1 subunit eta produces MNAPQQSIVGRLAGPELLERTTAKMMPTPVILLKEGTDTSQGIPQLISNINACQVISEAVRTTLGPRGMDKLMVDGRGKATISNDGATILKLLDVVHPAAKTLVDIARSQDAEVGDGTTSVTLLAAEFLKQLKPYVEEGLHPQTIIRAFRTATGLAVAKIREIAVPVKKDDKKEQRQLLEKCAATALNSKLIAGQKEFFSKMVVDAVMSLDELLSLKMIGIKKVQGGGLEDSQLISGVAFKKTFSYAGFEMQPKCYENPKIALLNVELELKAEKDNAEVRVKSVEDYQAIVDAEWNILYDKLEKIHRSGAKVVLSKLPIGDVATQYFADRDLFCAGRVQEEDLKRTMMACGGSIQTSVGNMSDDVLGQCELFEEVQIGGERYNLFKGCPKAKTCTIILRGGAEQFTEETERSLHDAIMIVRRAIKNDSVVAGGGAVEMELSKYLRDYSRTIPGKQQLLIGAYAKALEIIPRQLCDNAGFDATNILNKLRAKHAQGGMWYGVDINNEDIADNFAACVWEPSVVRINALTAASEAACLILSVDETIKNPRSAVDGPPGGGRGRGRGRPHAH; encoded by the exons ATGAACGCACCACAGCAAAGCATTGTGGGACGGCTCGCAGGTCCTGAGCTTCTCGAAAGAACTACCGCGAAGATGATG CCCACGCCGGTGATCCTGTTGAAGGAAGGGACGGACACGTCGCAGGGGATCCCCCAGCTCATCAGCAACATCAATGCTTGCCAG GTGATATCGGAGGCCGTGCGGACCACGCTGGGGCCCCGAGGCATGGACAAGCTCATGGTGGACGGGAGAG GTAAGGCCACCATCTCCAATGACGGGGCCACCATCCTGAAGCTGCTGGATGTGGTCCACCCCGCAGCCAAGACCCTGGTGGACATCGCCCGGTCTCAGGATGCCGAG GTCGGGGACGGCACCACCTCGGTCACGCTCCTGGCCGCCGAGTTTCTGAAACAGCTGAAGCCGTACGTGGAGGAGGGCCTCCACCCCCAGACCATCATCCGAGCGTTCCGCACCGCCACCGGTCTGGCCGTGGCCAAGATCAGGGAGATTGCCGTGCCGGTGAAGAAAGACGACAAAAA AGAGCAGAGGCAGTTGCTGGAAAAGTGTGCAGCCACGGCACTCAACTCCAAGCTGATTGCTGGGCAGAAGGAGTTCTTCTCCAAGATGGTGGTGGACGCGGTCATGTCTCTGGATGAGCTACTGTCCCTCAAGATGATCGGAATCAAGAAGGTCCAGGGAGGAGGTCTGGAG GATTCCCAGTTGATTTCCGGGGTGGCCTTCAAGAAGACCTTCTCCTACGCCGGCTTCGAGATGCAGCCCAAGTGTTACGAGAACCCCAAGATTGCGCTGCTGAACGTGGAGCTGGAGCTGAAGGCCGAGAAGGACAATGCGGAGGTCCGGGTGAAGTCTGTGGAG GACTATCAAGCCATCGTGGACGCGGAGTGGAACATCCTTTACGACAAGCTGGAAAAAATCCACCGGTCGGGAGCCAAAGTGGttctctccaaattgcccataggtgatgTGGCCACCCAGTATTTTGCAGACAGAGATTTGTTCTGCGCCGGGAGGGTCCAGGAGGAAGACCTGAAGAGGACCATGATG GCCTGCGGGGGCTCCATTCAGACGTCTGTGGGTAACATGTCAGATGACGTCCTGGGGCAGTGTGAGCTCTTTGAGGAGGTCCAGATCGGAGGAGAAAG GTACAACTTGTTCAAGGGCTGCCCCAAGGCCAAGACGTGCACCATCATCCTGCGCGGCGGCGCCGAGCAGTTTACCGAGGAGACGGAGCGCTCGCTGCACGACGCCATCATGATCGTGCGCAGAGCCATCAAG AACGACTCGGTTGTCGCGGGCGGAGGAGCTGTGGAGATGGAGCTGTCCAAGTATCTGCGGGATTATTCCAGAACCATCCCCGGGAAGCAGCAGCTCTTGATCGGCGCCTACGCCAAGGCCCTGGAGATCATCCCCAGGCAGCTGTGCGACAACGCCGGCTTCGACGCCACCAACATCCTCAACAAGCTGCGCGCCAAACACGCGCAG GGCGGCATGTGGTACGGCGTGGACATCAACAACGAGGACATCGCCGACAACTTTGCCGCCTGCGTGTGGGAGCCGTCCGTCGTCCGGATCAACGCGCTGACCGCGGCCTCGGAGGCGGCCTGCCTCATCCTGTCCGTCGACGAGACCATCAAGAACCCGCGCAGCGCCGTTGACGGACCGCCGGGCGGCGGGCGCGGCAGAGGCCGCGGAAGACCCCACGCCCACTAA
- the rcor2 gene encoding REST corepressor 2 isoform X3, producing the protein MPSAMERPGAPGVLSRSRTKTVTNGNGQPHSEEESSDEEHAHDSMIRVGGDYQAQIPEFKPESPARYGEKERRSMLVWRPSSQLSDAMLDKYILMAKEKHGYNMEQALGMLLWHKHDVERSLADLANFTPFPDEWTVEDKVLFEQAFSFHGKSFHRIQQMLPDKLISSLVKYYYGWKKTRTRTSVMDRQARRLVSKREKDDSNDELEEGEPGSDSDFELDAKKEAAKQNSNGAASDKVPPGRSGPIKKENIGAQYRHHPLRARRRPPKGMHLERADITSLSASHDSGALTIRQLDAQLVSLKRQVQSIKQNNSSLKLSLNEGVDAFRPTEPPPKMNARWSTEEQLLAVQAIRRYGKDFTAVAEVIGNKTSAQVSSFFASYRRRFNLDEVLREWAAEEAAAAARDSRRSGEEAAAAAEDQEVRKGGISGAPPGLAHPPCPFLPSPVKDSSSDAAGGTSPRSSARAPSSLSQPPPLLRPAPPPAPPGLLRQPPPLQTRPLQNRAPHNHPPPPLIRPAVTSGLLASPPGSSPPPSLMGIKVEQGGAH; encoded by the exons ATGCCCTCGGCGATGGAGCGCCCCGGGGCCCCCGGCGTCCTGTCCAGGAGCCGGACCAAGACCGTGACCAACGGCAACGGTCAACCGCATTCAGAGGAGGAGAGCAGCGACGAGGAGCACGCTCACG ACAGCATGATCCGAGTGGGTGGAGACTACCAGGCCCAGATCCCGGAGTTCAAACCAG AGAGCCCGGCCCGTTACGGCGAGAAGGAGCGGAGGAGCATGTTGGTGTGGCGTCCCAGCAGTCAGCTGTCGGATGCAATGC TGGATAAATACATCCTGATGGCGAAAGAGAAACACGGCTACAACATGGAGCAG GCCCTGGGCATGCTGCTGTGGCACAAGCACGACGTGGAGCGCTCGCTGGCCGACTTGGCCAACTTCACGCCCTTCCCCGACGAGTGGACGGTGGAGGACAAAGTGCTTTTCGAACAGGCCTTCAGCTTCCACGGAAAGAGCTTCCACCGCATCCAGCAGATG CTTCCCGACAAGCTGATCTCCAGCCTGGTCAAGTACTATTACGGCTGGAAGAAGACCCGGACCAGAACCTCGGTCATGGACCGGCAGGCCAGGAGGCTGGTGAGCAAGAGGGAGAAAGATGATAG CAACGATGAGCTCGAGGAAGGAGAGCCCGGCAGTGACAGCGACTTTGAGCTTGACGCCAAGAAGGAG GCAGCCAAACAGAACTCCAACGGCGCCGCCTCGGACAAGGTCCCCCCCGGTCGCTCCGGCCCCATCAAGAAGGAGAACATCGGGGCTCAGTATCGTCACCACCCGCTCCGTGCGCGCCGCCGGCCACCCAAGGGCATGCACCTGGAGCGGGCCGACATCACGTCGCTGTCCGCCTCGCACGACTCCGGCGCGCTGACCATAAGGCAGCTGGACGCGCAGCTGGTGTCGCTCAAGCGGCAG GTCCAGAGTATTAAACAGAACAACAGCAGTTTGAAACTGAGTCTGAATGAAGGCGTCGACGCTTTCAGACCCACTGAG CCCCCCCCCAAGATGAACGCCCGCTGGAGCACGGAGGAGCAGCTGCTGGCCGTGCAAG CGATCCGCCGTTATGGCAAAGACTTTACGGCTGTCGCCGAAGTGATTGGAAACAAGACGTCTGCTCAG GTGAGCTCGTTCTTCGCAAGCTACCGCCGCAGGTTCAACCTGGACGAGGTGCTGAGGGAGTGGGCCgccgaggaggcggcggcggcagctcgAGACTCGAGGAGGAGCGGCgaagaggcggcggcggcggcggaggaccAAGAGGTGAGGAAGGGTGGCATAAGTGGAGCCCCCCCGGGACTCGCTCACCCGCCCTGTCCTTTCCTTCCCTCGCCCGTCAAGGACTCTTCTTCAGACGCGGCCGGGGGCACCTCGCCCCGCTCCTCCGCCCGGGCCCCCTCGTCCCTGTCCCAGCCTCCCCCGCTCCTGCGCCCGGCGCCGCCCCCGGCTCCGCCCGGCCTCCTGCGCCAGCCTCCGCCGCTCCAGACGCGCCCGCTGCAGAACCGGGCCCCTCACAACCACCCGCCGCCGCCCCTCATCCGGCCCGCCGTCACCTCGGGCCTCCTGGCTTCTCCTCCCGgctcgtcgccgccgccgtcgctgaTGGGGATCAAGGTGGAGCAGGGCGGCGCTCACTAG
- the rcor2 gene encoding REST corepressor 2 isoform X1 produces MWDVGGEGATLPGLPRESPACRKQKGPTCVWQTKRPRVAPGAHFRANQSSSAPAAGRAMPSAMERPGAPGVLSRSRTKTVTNGNGQPHSEEESSDEEHAHDSMIRVGGDYQAQIPEFKPESPARYGEKERRSMLVWRPSSQLSDAMLDKYILMAKEKHGYNMEQALGMLLWHKHDVERSLADLANFTPFPDEWTVEDKVLFEQAFSFHGKSFHRIQQMLPDKLISSLVKYYYGWKKTRTRTSVMDRQARRLVSKREKDDSNDELEEGEPGSDSDFELDAKKEAAKQNSNGAASDKVPPGRSGPIKKENIGAQYRHHPLRARRRPPKGMHLERADITSLSASHDSGALTIRQLDAQLVSLKRQVQSIKQNNSSLKLSLNEGVDAFRPTEPPPKMNARWSTEEQLLAVQAIRRYGKDFTAVAEVIGNKTSAQVSSFFASYRRRFNLDEVLREWAAEEAAAAARDSRRSGEEAAAAAEDQEVRKGGISGAPPGLAHPPCPFLPSPVKDSSSDAAGGTSPRSSARAPSSLSQPPPLLRPAPPPAPPGLLRQPPPLQTRPLQNRAPHNHPPPPLIRPAVTSGLLASPPGSSPPPSLMGIKVEQGGAH; encoded by the exons GCTCTGCTCCGGCGGCTGGCCGGGCCATGCCCTCGGCGATGGAGCGCCCCGGGGCCCCCGGCGTCCTGTCCAGGAGCCGGACCAAGACCGTGACCAACGGCAACGGTCAACCGCATTCAGAGGAGGAGAGCAGCGACGAGGAGCACGCTCACG ACAGCATGATCCGAGTGGGTGGAGACTACCAGGCCCAGATCCCGGAGTTCAAACCAG AGAGCCCGGCCCGTTACGGCGAGAAGGAGCGGAGGAGCATGTTGGTGTGGCGTCCCAGCAGTCAGCTGTCGGATGCAATGC TGGATAAATACATCCTGATGGCGAAAGAGAAACACGGCTACAACATGGAGCAG GCCCTGGGCATGCTGCTGTGGCACAAGCACGACGTGGAGCGCTCGCTGGCCGACTTGGCCAACTTCACGCCCTTCCCCGACGAGTGGACGGTGGAGGACAAAGTGCTTTTCGAACAGGCCTTCAGCTTCCACGGAAAGAGCTTCCACCGCATCCAGCAGATG CTTCCCGACAAGCTGATCTCCAGCCTGGTCAAGTACTATTACGGCTGGAAGAAGACCCGGACCAGAACCTCGGTCATGGACCGGCAGGCCAGGAGGCTGGTGAGCAAGAGGGAGAAAGATGATAG CAACGATGAGCTCGAGGAAGGAGAGCCCGGCAGTGACAGCGACTTTGAGCTTGACGCCAAGAAGGAG GCAGCCAAACAGAACTCCAACGGCGCCGCCTCGGACAAGGTCCCCCCCGGTCGCTCCGGCCCCATCAAGAAGGAGAACATCGGGGCTCAGTATCGTCACCACCCGCTCCGTGCGCGCCGCCGGCCACCCAAGGGCATGCACCTGGAGCGGGCCGACATCACGTCGCTGTCCGCCTCGCACGACTCCGGCGCGCTGACCATAAGGCAGCTGGACGCGCAGCTGGTGTCGCTCAAGCGGCAG GTCCAGAGTATTAAACAGAACAACAGCAGTTTGAAACTGAGTCTGAATGAAGGCGTCGACGCTTTCAGACCCACTGAG CCCCCCCCCAAGATGAACGCCCGCTGGAGCACGGAGGAGCAGCTGCTGGCCGTGCAAG CGATCCGCCGTTATGGCAAAGACTTTACGGCTGTCGCCGAAGTGATTGGAAACAAGACGTCTGCTCAG GTGAGCTCGTTCTTCGCAAGCTACCGCCGCAGGTTCAACCTGGACGAGGTGCTGAGGGAGTGGGCCgccgaggaggcggcggcggcagctcgAGACTCGAGGAGGAGCGGCgaagaggcggcggcggcggcggaggaccAAGAGGTGAGGAAGGGTGGCATAAGTGGAGCCCCCCCGGGACTCGCTCACCCGCCCTGTCCTTTCCTTCCCTCGCCCGTCAAGGACTCTTCTTCAGACGCGGCCGGGGGCACCTCGCCCCGCTCCTCCGCCCGGGCCCCCTCGTCCCTGTCCCAGCCTCCCCCGCTCCTGCGCCCGGCGCCGCCCCCGGCTCCGCCCGGCCTCCTGCGCCAGCCTCCGCCGCTCCAGACGCGCCCGCTGCAGAACCGGGCCCCTCACAACCACCCGCCGCCGCCCCTCATCCGGCCCGCCGTCACCTCGGGCCTCCTGGCTTCTCCTCCCGgctcgtcgccgccgccgtcgctgaTGGGGATCAAGGTGGAGCAGGGCGGCGCTCACTAG
- the rcor2 gene encoding REST corepressor 2 isoform X2 — MWDVGGEGATLPGLPRESPACRKQKGPTCVWQTKRPRVAPGAHFRANQSSSAPAAGRAMPSAMERPGAPGVLSRSRTKTVTNGNGQPHSEEESSDEEHAHDSMIRVGGDYQAQIPEFKPESPARYGEKERRSMLVWRPSSQLSDAMLDKYILMAKEKHGYNMEQALGMLLWHKHDVERSLADLANFTPFPDEWTVEDKVLFEQAFSFHGKSFHRIQQMLPDKLISSLVKYYYGWKKTRTRTSVMDRQARRLVSKREKDDSNDELEEGEPGSDSDFELDAKKEAAKQNSNGAASDKVPPGRSGPIKKENIGAQYRHHPLRARRRPPKGMHLERADITSLSASHDSGALTIRQLDAQLVSLKRQVQSIKQNNSSLKLSLNEGVDAFRPTEPPPKMNARWSTEEQLLAVQAIRRYGKDFTAVAEVIGNKTSAQVSSFFASYRRRFNLDEVLREWAAEEAAAAARDSRRSGEEAAAAAEDQEDSSSDAAGGTSPRSSARAPSSLSQPPPLLRPAPPPAPPGLLRQPPPLQTRPLQNRAPHNHPPPPLIRPAVTSGLLASPPGSSPPPSLMGIKVEQGGAH, encoded by the exons GCTCTGCTCCGGCGGCTGGCCGGGCCATGCCCTCGGCGATGGAGCGCCCCGGGGCCCCCGGCGTCCTGTCCAGGAGCCGGACCAAGACCGTGACCAACGGCAACGGTCAACCGCATTCAGAGGAGGAGAGCAGCGACGAGGAGCACGCTCACG ACAGCATGATCCGAGTGGGTGGAGACTACCAGGCCCAGATCCCGGAGTTCAAACCAG AGAGCCCGGCCCGTTACGGCGAGAAGGAGCGGAGGAGCATGTTGGTGTGGCGTCCCAGCAGTCAGCTGTCGGATGCAATGC TGGATAAATACATCCTGATGGCGAAAGAGAAACACGGCTACAACATGGAGCAG GCCCTGGGCATGCTGCTGTGGCACAAGCACGACGTGGAGCGCTCGCTGGCCGACTTGGCCAACTTCACGCCCTTCCCCGACGAGTGGACGGTGGAGGACAAAGTGCTTTTCGAACAGGCCTTCAGCTTCCACGGAAAGAGCTTCCACCGCATCCAGCAGATG CTTCCCGACAAGCTGATCTCCAGCCTGGTCAAGTACTATTACGGCTGGAAGAAGACCCGGACCAGAACCTCGGTCATGGACCGGCAGGCCAGGAGGCTGGTGAGCAAGAGGGAGAAAGATGATAG CAACGATGAGCTCGAGGAAGGAGAGCCCGGCAGTGACAGCGACTTTGAGCTTGACGCCAAGAAGGAG GCAGCCAAACAGAACTCCAACGGCGCCGCCTCGGACAAGGTCCCCCCCGGTCGCTCCGGCCCCATCAAGAAGGAGAACATCGGGGCTCAGTATCGTCACCACCCGCTCCGTGCGCGCCGCCGGCCACCCAAGGGCATGCACCTGGAGCGGGCCGACATCACGTCGCTGTCCGCCTCGCACGACTCCGGCGCGCTGACCATAAGGCAGCTGGACGCGCAGCTGGTGTCGCTCAAGCGGCAG GTCCAGAGTATTAAACAGAACAACAGCAGTTTGAAACTGAGTCTGAATGAAGGCGTCGACGCTTTCAGACCCACTGAG CCCCCCCCCAAGATGAACGCCCGCTGGAGCACGGAGGAGCAGCTGCTGGCCGTGCAAG CGATCCGCCGTTATGGCAAAGACTTTACGGCTGTCGCCGAAGTGATTGGAAACAAGACGTCTGCTCAG GTGAGCTCGTTCTTCGCAAGCTACCGCCGCAGGTTCAACCTGGACGAGGTGCTGAGGGAGTGGGCCgccgaggaggcggcggcggcagctcgAGACTCGAGGAGGAGCGGCgaagaggcggcggcggcggcggaggaccAAGAG GACTCTTCTTCAGACGCGGCCGGGGGCACCTCGCCCCGCTCCTCCGCCCGGGCCCCCTCGTCCCTGTCCCAGCCTCCCCCGCTCCTGCGCCCGGCGCCGCCCCCGGCTCCGCCCGGCCTCCTGCGCCAGCCTCCGCCGCTCCAGACGCGCCCGCTGCAGAACCGGGCCCCTCACAACCACCCGCCGCCGCCCCTCATCCGGCCCGCCGTCACCTCGGGCCTCCTGGCTTCTCCTCCCGgctcgtcgccgccgccgtcgctgaTGGGGATCAAGGTGGAGCAGGGCGGCGCTCACTAG